In Archangium violaceum, the following are encoded in one genomic region:
- a CDS encoding enoyl-CoA hydratase/isomerase family protein, translating to MQPSALHVEDRDDGVRVLTLSNPARRNALDDGQVARLDEALASAPGKVRAVLIRGEGGAFCSGYDLNLLSAPTGDRLPDDALMACLSRLESLPLPSVALVRGAAFGAGFDLAASCDFRVGAEDALFSMPPARLGIVYSPDGLTRAARLVGVARAKNLFLTGRRLDAKEALAWGLLDECLPAADAETRALELCRTLAAQAPLAVAGMKETFRLLTRPALSDEERAHLREVRARAFASEDAKEGRAAFLEKRTPRFRGQ from the coding sequence GTGCAGCCGTCCGCCCTGCATGTGGAGGATCGGGACGACGGCGTCCGCGTCCTCACCCTGTCCAACCCGGCGCGGCGCAACGCGCTCGATGATGGGCAGGTGGCCCGCCTGGACGAGGCGCTGGCTTCGGCTCCCGGGAAGGTGCGCGCCGTGCTCATCCGGGGCGAGGGTGGGGCCTTCTGCTCGGGCTACGACCTGAACCTGCTGTCGGCGCCCACCGGGGACCGGCTGCCGGACGACGCGCTGATGGCGTGCCTCTCGCGGCTGGAGTCGCTGCCACTGCCCAGCGTCGCGCTGGTGCGGGGCGCGGCCTTCGGGGCGGGCTTCGACCTGGCGGCCTCGTGTGACTTCCGGGTGGGCGCGGAGGACGCGCTCTTCAGCATGCCCCCGGCGCGGCTGGGCATCGTCTACTCGCCGGACGGGCTGACGCGCGCGGCCCGGCTGGTGGGCGTGGCGCGCGCCAAGAACCTCTTCCTCACCGGACGGCGGCTGGACGCGAAGGAGGCGCTGGCCTGGGGGCTGCTGGACGAGTGCCTCCCGGCGGCCGACGCCGAGACGCGGGCCCTGGAGCTGTGCCGGACGCTCGCGGCGCAGGCTCCCCTGGCGGTGGCGGGAATGAAGGAGACCTTCCGGCTGCTCACGCGCCCGGCGCTGTCCGACGAGGAGCGGGCGCACCTTCGCGAGGTGCGGGCCCGCGCCTTCGCCAGCGAGGACGCGAAGGAGGGCAGGGCGGCGTTCCTCGAGAAGCGCACGCCCCGCTTCCGCGGCCAGTGA
- a CDS encoding CARDB domain-containing protein — MSRNGRWTLVLVAASTLLGAVGCGGAREPEAAPEEPRALAQALSGGPDFFIQQVSAPPSVLGGGSLRVGVTVCNRGGAVGNPGMVELVLSKDAIITAGQDMPIGTVSLATLVPGECAAREVLVTANAATGSWFVGAIADRAKQTAELSETNNTLAGGQVGVGSLPDFVIQEVRGVRASAQPGQSMQVSVVVCNQGTKPDSTTLTLMLSPDEAITTTDQSISGSVSIPTMNPGVCGVVSITGTVPSVPPGAWYLGAYADRSNARPELIETNNGRGTLLGVGLRPDFVVTAMTEVPQVVAPDASFTTFVTVCNPGTASGSALVELFLSKDAVLSRDQDVHVGSFPTSTLAPGACTFMPAKVIATVPAASQGELYLGALVDPSNSVPELIESNNTFTAGTLAVGDRPDFVVAALTGPVSATQGDPLGATVTVCNQGRVGGSTEVELYLSKDAVILPPAPVAGDGDVFVARAFVEPLNPGQCRTLAVAGPASFPYSFPDGEYRLEAIVDPRNTAPELFDGNNSRAGDLLAVGTGPDFVIREVSAPASVSSGAPLSVSLTVCNQGTVPGSSSVRLVLSPDARLSPPGSAMEAGDQSPQALPTGTLPPGQCVPLVTSFPASFPSGPWYLGALIDPNNDAWELVESNNVSIGGLVGVGTRPDFAVTKVVGPASARPGEPLSASVTVCNQGTANAETEVRLLLSPDAVLDPLSWQLVTVVESATGVLAPGACKEFPMNGTAPALEGPFYLAAIADPLGLWPEFIESNNSRVGGPLGLGNQPDLVVTEVTGPERVRPDETFTASITVCNQGTVGVSTDVALLLSSNEAVTQPGTPGQDGDVELGGVSGPLVMPGACIKVPVQGTYLASSGLPPGEYHLSAIVDPGQKLVEFLESNNAFAGNRVGVGDAPDFIVKTVTGTQQARPGDSFPASVTVCNQGTLAGDAEVALVLSSDPVITGPRSPGGSDVSVGRVSPGYLPPGQCTTQRLNAFIESSLPEGSWYLGAVVDPLDVRRELFERNNTRAGDVMGIGDRPDLVVTKVVGPASARPYTTFTVSATVCNQGTQPGSADVGFLLSQDEILTVSSSSADLPISSASVDVLLPGACASVSAQAYAPIAGVAWHLGAVVDPNNSLLELSENNNARVGDLMGIGDGPDFIVTKVTGPVNARPGETVTLSATVCNQGTTSGSTDVMLLLDTSPNPPQGGGLPLGTVSVGMLEAGKCTTVSLRTSFPEGSWYLGAKSNPFLSQAELVESNNVHMRGPLGVGTGPDFVIQEVTAPSSMIPGHSFSVSATVCNQGFAEGLTDVGFLVSSDTVLTGPGETNEGGDIFLGSSSQVFLAAGQCAPVSLSGWLPYALYDFPGTYYLGAVADVFKQELELVELNNASVSAPMGVGFDPDFVVQEVTGPATVRSGESFRVTATVCNQGTWDGFTDVMFVLSSDPDISLPSGSPSQGGDVFLGNVSLGVLQPGQCVPVEWAGGSSLQGPWYLGAIVDPGNFQRELIESNNARAGVRMGFGDGPDFVVTRVTGPGNVKPGDAFTASATVCNQGNTSGATDVAVLLSRDEVILPPGTPLAEWDVLLGSAGVGTLEPGQCATVPVSAQAPSSAEGLWYLGAIVDPANGQQEVLEHNNTSSGSPLGIGDRPDFFVTAVKGPASRVPGVLFTASATVCNQGTVSGSTDVALLLSPDAVITLPGQQGGGDTLVGSAVVGPLEPGQCAPVPMSAQAPSLPDGAYHLGAIADPANGVQEFVESNNAHAGDLMGVGHAPDLIVTAVTGPVSVRTSDSFTASVTVCNQGTEWGHPRVAVFVSPDPVITGQGPSSDDIPVGTYYVGSLGPEHCDTVQVQAILDAMPEGTYTLGAVVDPDNEALEFIESNNAHAGSPVRIGNGPDLVIQSVTGPASVELGASFQALVTVCNQGTEASSTTVVLLALSADEVIAPPGQGDFWPGNTSVGPLPGGQCVTVPVSAQASVAHGLSEGVYHLGAFVDPYEQQPELSESNNARAGGLFAIGVGTDFVVTAVTAPTSVALWSNLAASVTVCNQGTRYGNASVNLVLSKDTSIDWPGSPGSDDLILGGASAYLSPGACDTLSLTSYVSVPEGMYHVGTLLSAGGWEQELITSNDSYRSGRVGVGYQPDLVIETVSLPARLQPGESLSGSATVCNRGVQDTSSDVVLVLFNDASPTAPYAPYGDVWLASGYTGLLPAGQCVPVQVSGSVPYLSGAWRMGAFVDPDGDTPEFFEDNNVFVGGEVSMGTGVDFAVTAVTGPASVRPGFSFDASITVCNQGDEAASTSVELVFSSDTSVRSSSQYPGDVYVSSATTDLMLPGQCRTIPLSDQAPSLAKGSWYLGGIVDPAGQHVELLEGNNALVGGTVLFQ; from the coding sequence ATGAGCAGGAATGGCAGATGGACCTTGGTCCTCGTCGCCGCGAGCACGTTGCTCGGCGCCGTGGGCTGTGGTGGAGCACGTGAGCCGGAGGCCGCACCCGAGGAGCCGCGGGCCCTGGCACAGGCATTGAGCGGGGGTCCGGACTTCTTCATCCAGCAGGTGAGCGCACCGCCGAGCGTGTTGGGCGGCGGCTCGCTGCGGGTGGGCGTCACGGTGTGCAACCGGGGCGGTGCGGTTGGCAACCCGGGGATGGTGGAGCTCGTCCTGTCGAAGGACGCGATCATCACCGCGGGGCAGGATATGCCCATCGGGACGGTCTCGTTGGCCACCCTGGTGCCGGGCGAGTGCGCCGCGCGCGAGGTGCTGGTCACCGCCAATGCGGCCACGGGCTCCTGGTTCGTGGGGGCGATCGCCGACCGGGCAAAGCAGACAGCGGAGCTCTCCGAGACCAACAACACGCTGGCCGGTGGTCAGGTGGGGGTTGGCTCCCTGCCGGACTTCGTCATCCAGGAGGTGCGTGGTGTGCGCGCCAGCGCGCAGCCCGGCCAGTCCATGCAGGTGAGTGTCGTGGTGTGCAACCAGGGCACCAAGCCCGACAGCACGACCTTGACCCTGATGCTGTCTCCGGACGAGGCCATCACGACGACCGACCAGTCCATCAGCGGCAGCGTGTCCATTCCGACGATGAATCCAGGGGTGTGCGGCGTGGTGAGCATCACTGGCACCGTCCCATCGGTTCCCCCGGGAGCCTGGTACCTGGGCGCCTACGCGGACCGGAGCAATGCGAGGCCGGAGCTCATCGAGACCAACAACGGGCGCGGCACGCTCCTGGGCGTGGGCCTCCGGCCCGACTTCGTCGTCACCGCGATGACGGAGGTTCCCCAGGTGGTGGCGCCGGATGCGTCCTTCACCACGTTCGTCACGGTGTGCAACCCAGGCACCGCCAGTGGCAGCGCCCTGGTGGAGCTGTTCCTCTCCAAGGACGCGGTCCTCTCCAGGGACCAGGATGTTCACGTGGGCTCGTTCCCCACGAGCACGCTGGCTCCCGGTGCGTGCACTTTCATGCCGGCCAAGGTCATCGCCACCGTGCCCGCGGCCTCGCAGGGAGAGCTCTACCTGGGGGCCCTCGTCGACCCCTCCAACTCCGTTCCGGAGCTCATCGAGAGCAACAACACCTTCACGGCCGGCACGCTGGCCGTGGGAGACAGGCCGGACTTCGTCGTCGCCGCGTTGACGGGGCCGGTCTCCGCGACACAGGGCGACCCCCTGGGGGCGACCGTGACGGTCTGCAACCAGGGCAGGGTGGGAGGCTCCACGGAGGTGGAGCTCTACCTGTCCAAGGACGCGGTCATCCTCCCTCCGGCCCCAGTGGCCGGTGATGGGGACGTCTTCGTCGCCCGGGCTTTCGTGGAGCCGCTGAATCCGGGCCAGTGCCGGACGCTCGCGGTGGCCGGCCCGGCGTCCTTCCCCTACTCGTTCCCGGATGGTGAGTACCGCCTGGAGGCCATCGTCGATCCGCGCAACACCGCGCCGGAGCTCTTTGACGGCAACAACTCCCGGGCCGGTGACCTCCTGGCGGTGGGGACGGGGCCGGACTTCGTCATCCGCGAGGTGAGCGCGCCCGCGAGCGTGAGCTCGGGGGCGCCCTTGTCCGTCTCCCTCACGGTGTGCAACCAGGGCACCGTGCCGGGCAGCTCTTCCGTGAGGCTGGTGCTGTCTCCCGACGCGCGGCTCTCCCCTCCCGGGTCCGCGATGGAGGCGGGGGACCAGTCCCCGCAGGCCCTGCCAACGGGCACCCTGCCGCCGGGCCAGTGCGTCCCGCTGGTGACATCGTTCCCCGCCAGTTTCCCCTCGGGACCGTGGTACCTCGGCGCCCTCATCGACCCGAACAACGACGCGTGGGAGCTCGTCGAGAGCAACAACGTGTCCATCGGTGGGCTCGTGGGCGTGGGGACCCGTCCGGACTTCGCCGTCACGAAGGTGGTGGGGCCGGCGAGCGCGCGGCCGGGTGAACCCCTCTCCGCGTCCGTCACGGTGTGCAACCAGGGCACCGCGAATGCCGAAACAGAGGTGAGGCTCCTGCTGTCGCCCGACGCGGTGCTCGACCCGCTGTCCTGGCAGCTGGTCACGGTGGTGGAGAGCGCCACGGGTGTGCTCGCGCCGGGGGCCTGCAAGGAATTCCCGATGAATGGCACCGCCCCCGCGCTCGAGGGCCCGTTCTACCTGGCGGCGATCGCGGATCCGCTCGGTCTCTGGCCGGAGTTCATCGAGAGCAACAACTCCCGCGTGGGAGGCCCGCTGGGGCTCGGCAATCAGCCGGACCTCGTCGTCACGGAGGTGACGGGGCCGGAGCGCGTGCGGCCGGACGAGACCTTCACCGCGTCCATCACCGTGTGCAACCAGGGGACGGTGGGGGTGAGCACGGACGTGGCGCTCCTCCTGTCCAGCAACGAGGCCGTCACCCAGCCGGGGACGCCGGGACAGGATGGGGACGTGGAGCTCGGGGGGGTCTCGGGGCCCCTGGTGATGCCAGGGGCGTGCATCAAGGTGCCAGTGCAGGGCACCTACCTCGCCAGCAGCGGCCTTCCGCCAGGGGAGTACCACCTGAGCGCCATCGTCGACCCGGGCCAGAAGCTGGTGGAGTTCCTCGAGAGCAACAACGCGTTCGCGGGGAACCGGGTGGGGGTGGGGGACGCACCGGACTTCATCGTCAAGACCGTGACGGGAACCCAGCAAGCGAGGCCGGGCGACTCCTTCCCGGCCTCCGTCACGGTGTGCAATCAGGGCACCCTGGCCGGTGACGCGGAGGTCGCGCTGGTGCTGTCGTCCGACCCGGTCATCACCGGACCCCGGTCTCCCGGTGGGTCGGATGTCTCCGTGGGCCGGGTGTCCCCTGGCTACCTCCCTCCCGGGCAGTGCACGACGCAGCGGCTGAATGCGTTCATCGAGTCCTCCCTGCCCGAGGGCTCCTGGTACCTGGGCGCCGTCGTGGATCCGCTCGACGTCCGGCGTGAGCTCTTCGAGCGCAACAACACGCGCGCGGGAGACGTGATGGGGATTGGCGACCGGCCGGACCTCGTCGTCACGAAGGTGGTGGGGCCCGCGAGCGCGCGGCCGTACACGACCTTCACGGTGTCCGCCACGGTGTGCAATCAGGGCACCCAGCCGGGTAGCGCCGACGTGGGCTTCCTCCTCTCGCAGGACGAGATCCTGACCGTGTCGAGCTCCTCGGCCGACCTGCCGATCAGCAGCGCCTCCGTGGACGTGCTCCTGCCGGGGGCGTGCGCCTCGGTGTCGGCGCAGGCCTACGCTCCGATCGCCGGTGTGGCCTGGCACCTGGGGGCCGTCGTGGATCCGAACAACTCCCTGCTGGAGCTGTCCGAGAACAACAACGCGCGCGTGGGGGACCTGATGGGGATCGGCGACGGGCCGGACTTCATCGTCACGAAGGTGACGGGCCCGGTGAACGCGAGGCCGGGGGAGACCGTCACGCTGTCCGCCACGGTGTGCAATCAGGGCACCACGAGCGGCAGCACGGACGTGATGCTGCTGCTGGACACCTCGCCGAACCCGCCGCAAGGGGGGGGCCTCCCGCTCGGGACCGTGTCCGTGGGGATGCTGGAGGCGGGGAAGTGCACCACGGTGTCCCTGCGGACCAGCTTCCCCGAGGGCTCCTGGTACCTGGGCGCGAAGAGCAATCCGTTTCTCTCCCAGGCGGAGCTCGTCGAGAGCAACAACGTCCACATGAGGGGCCCCCTGGGCGTGGGGACCGGGCCGGACTTCGTCATCCAGGAGGTGACCGCGCCGTCGAGCATGATACCGGGCCACTCCTTCTCCGTGTCCGCCACGGTGTGCAACCAGGGCTTCGCGGAGGGCCTCACGGACGTGGGCTTCTTGGTGTCGTCCGACACGGTGCTCACCGGCCCCGGGGAGACGAACGAGGGGGGAGACATCTTCCTCGGTTCGTCCTCCCAGGTCTTCCTGGCGGCGGGACAGTGCGCCCCGGTGTCGCTGTCCGGCTGGTTGCCCTACGCGCTCTACGACTTCCCGGGGACGTATTACCTGGGAGCCGTCGCGGACGTGTTCAAGCAGGAGCTCGAGCTCGTCGAGCTCAACAACGCCTCCGTCTCGGCCCCGATGGGCGTGGGCTTCGACCCGGACTTCGTCGTCCAGGAGGTGACGGGTCCGGCGACCGTGCGCTCGGGGGAGTCGTTCCGCGTGACCGCCACGGTGTGCAACCAGGGGACCTGGGACGGCTTCACGGACGTGATGTTCGTGCTGTCGTCCGATCCGGACATCTCCCTGCCCTCGGGGTCTCCGTCGCAGGGGGGAGACGTGTTCCTCGGGAATGTGTCGCTGGGCGTCCTGCAACCGGGACAGTGCGTTCCCGTGGAGTGGGCGGGCGGCAGCTCGCTCCAGGGGCCTTGGTACCTGGGCGCCATCGTCGACCCGGGCAACTTCCAGCGGGAGCTCATCGAGAGCAACAACGCACGAGCGGGCGTCCGGATGGGGTTCGGTGATGGGCCGGACTTCGTCGTCACCCGGGTGACGGGACCGGGGAACGTGAAGCCGGGTGACGCCTTCACCGCGTCCGCCACGGTGTGCAACCAGGGCAACACGAGCGGCGCCACGGACGTGGCCGTCCTCCTATCCCGTGACGAGGTCATCCTTCCGCCGGGCACGCCGCTCGCGGAGTGGGACGTGCTGCTCGGGAGCGCGGGCGTGGGCACGCTGGAGCCGGGGCAGTGCGCCACGGTGCCGGTGTCCGCGCAGGCTCCCTCCTCGGCCGAGGGGCTCTGGTATCTGGGAGCCATCGTCGACCCGGCCAATGGTCAGCAGGAAGTGCTCGAGCACAACAACACGTCCTCGGGCAGCCCGCTGGGCATCGGCGATCGGCCGGACTTCTTCGTCACGGCGGTGAAGGGGCCCGCGAGCCGAGTACCGGGAGTCCTCTTCACCGCGTCCGCCACGGTGTGCAACCAGGGCACCGTGAGTGGTTCCACGGACGTGGCCCTCCTGCTCTCCCCGGATGCGGTCATCACCCTGCCGGGGCAGCAGGGTGGGGGAGACACCCTCGTCGGGAGCGCGGTCGTGGGTCCGCTGGAGCCGGGGCAGTGCGCTCCGGTGCCGATGTCGGCCCAGGCCCCCTCCCTGCCCGATGGGGCGTACCACCTGGGCGCCATCGCGGACCCGGCCAACGGTGTGCAGGAGTTCGTCGAGAGCAACAACGCGCACGCGGGTGACCTGATGGGGGTGGGTCATGCGCCGGACCTCATCGTCACGGCGGTGACGGGGCCGGTGAGCGTGAGGACGAGTGATTCCTTCACCGCGTCCGTCACGGTGTGCAACCAGGGCACCGAGTGGGGTCATCCGCGCGTGGCTGTCTTCGTGTCTCCGGACCCGGTCATCACCGGACAGGGGCCGTCGTCCGATGACATCCCCGTGGGCACCTACTACGTCGGGAGCCTGGGACCCGAGCACTGCGACACGGTGCAGGTGCAGGCCATCCTCGACGCCATGCCCGAGGGCACGTACACGCTGGGCGCGGTGGTGGACCCGGACAACGAGGCGTTGGAGTTCATCGAGAGCAACAACGCGCACGCGGGCAGTCCGGTGAGGATCGGCAACGGGCCGGACCTCGTCATCCAATCGGTGACGGGACCGGCGAGCGTGGAGCTGGGGGCGTCCTTCCAGGCACTCGTCACGGTGTGCAACCAGGGGACCGAGGCATCCAGCACGACGGTTGTGCTGCTCGCGCTGTCAGCGGACGAGGTCATCGCCCCTCCGGGTCAGGGTGACTTCTGGCCTGGCAATACGTCCGTCGGTCCGTTGCCTGGAGGCCAGTGCGTCACGGTGCCGGTGTCCGCGCAGGCCTCCGTCGCCCACGGGCTGAGCGAGGGCGTGTATCACCTGGGGGCCTTCGTCGACCCGTATGAACAGCAACCGGAGCTCTCCGAGAGCAACAACGCGCGCGCGGGAGGACTGTTCGCCATCGGCGTCGGGACGGACTTCGTCGTCACGGCGGTGACGGCGCCGACGAGCGTGGCGCTGTGGTCGAACCTCGCCGCGTCCGTCACGGTGTGCAACCAGGGCACCCGGTACGGGAACGCGAGCGTGAACCTCGTCCTGTCGAAGGACACCTCCATCGACTGGCCGGGCTCGCCCGGAAGTGACGACCTCATCCTCGGCGGCGCGTCCGCCTATCTGTCTCCCGGCGCGTGCGACACGCTGTCGCTGACGTCCTATGTCTCGGTGCCCGAGGGCATGTACCACGTGGGGACCCTCCTCAGCGCTGGCGGCTGGGAGCAGGAGCTCATCACGAGCAACGACTCGTACCGGAGCGGCCGGGTGGGCGTTGGGTACCAGCCGGACCTCGTCATCGAGACCGTGTCCCTCCCGGCGCGCTTGCAGCCGGGTGAGTCGCTCAGCGGGTCCGCGACCGTGTGCAACCGGGGCGTCCAGGACACCTCCTCGGACGTGGTGCTCGTGCTCTTCAACGACGCGTCGCCCACCGCGCCCTATGCGCCGTACGGGGACGTGTGGCTCGCCAGCGGGTACACCGGGCTGCTGCCCGCGGGGCAGTGCGTCCCGGTGCAGGTGTCCGGGAGCGTGCCCTACCTGTCGGGGGCCTGGCGCATGGGTGCCTTCGTGGACCCGGACGGCGACACGCCGGAGTTCTTCGAAGACAACAACGTGTTCGTGGGCGGCGAGGTGAGCATGGGGACGGGAGTGGACTTCGCCGTCACCGCGGTGACGGGGCCGGCGAGCGTCCGGCCGGGGTTCTCCTTCGATGCGTCCATCACCGTGTGCAACCAGGGGGACGAGGCGGCCAGCACGAGCGTGGAGCTCGTCTTCTCCTCGGACACCTCCGTTCGTTCGTCGTCCCAGTACCCTGGGGATGTCTACGTCTCCAGTGCCACCACGGACCTGATGCTTCCGGGGCAGTGCAGGACGATTCCGCTCTCGGACCAGGCCCCCTCCCTGGCGAAGGGGAGCTGGTACCTGGGCGGCATCGTGGACCCGGCCGGGCAGCATGTGGAGCTCCTGGAGGGCAACAACGCGCTCGTGGGCGGTACCGTGTTGTTTCAGTAG
- the ftsZ gene encoding cell division protein FtsZ produces MDQFDQNKQAAKIRVVGVGGAGCNAVNTMIMAKLERVDFIAANTDVQALAANKAPVRLQLGQTLTKGLGAGANPEMGREAALESRDQIASMLEGADMVFVTAGMGGGTGTGAAPIIADIAKSLGCLTVGVVTKPFLFEGNKRRKQAEQGLVELKAAVDTLITIPNQRLLTLSNEPMPLLETFKRADEVLLNAVQGISDLIQYHGYINVDFADVKTIMSDKGLALMGTGHASGDKRALNAMQQAISSPLLEDVSIDGATGLLINITGGRDMTLQEVNEALTLVHDAADGEAEIIFGSLIDDNIRDEVKITIIATGFVSRDAKVRQVPQVVQVPVVSRPTPASLTAAREEVASLVPAKAGARTMASVDGRSLANRTAVVKDAALPLDEDQFDIPTFLRRQGQTEMP; encoded by the coding sequence ATGGACCAGTTCGACCAGAACAAGCAGGCCGCAAAGATTCGTGTCGTCGGCGTCGGGGGCGCTGGCTGTAACGCGGTCAACACGATGATCATGGCGAAGCTTGAGCGGGTCGACTTCATCGCCGCGAATACCGACGTGCAGGCCCTGGCCGCCAACAAGGCGCCCGTGCGGTTGCAGCTCGGCCAGACCCTGACCAAGGGCCTCGGCGCGGGCGCCAACCCGGAGATGGGCCGCGAGGCCGCGCTCGAGTCGCGCGATCAGATTGCCTCCATGCTCGAGGGCGCGGACATGGTCTTCGTCACCGCCGGCATGGGCGGTGGCACCGGCACGGGCGCGGCGCCCATCATCGCCGACATCGCCAAGAGCCTCGGCTGCCTCACCGTGGGCGTGGTCACCAAGCCCTTCCTCTTCGAGGGCAACAAGCGCCGCAAGCAGGCCGAGCAGGGGCTGGTGGAGCTCAAGGCCGCGGTGGACACCCTCATCACCATCCCCAACCAGCGGCTGCTCACCCTGAGCAACGAGCCCATGCCGCTGCTGGAGACCTTCAAGCGCGCCGACGAGGTGCTCCTCAACGCCGTCCAGGGCATCTCGGACCTCATCCAGTACCACGGCTACATCAACGTGGACTTCGCCGACGTGAAGACCATCATGAGCGACAAGGGTCTGGCGCTCATGGGCACCGGTCATGCCTCCGGCGACAAGCGCGCCCTCAACGCCATGCAGCAGGCCATCTCCAGCCCGCTGCTGGAGGACGTCTCCATCGACGGCGCCACCGGTCTGCTCATCAACATCACCGGCGGCCGCGACATGACCCTCCAGGAGGTCAACGAGGCCCTCACGCTGGTGCACGACGCGGCCGACGGCGAGGCGGAGATCATCTTCGGCTCGCTCATCGACGACAACATCCGCGACGAGGTGAAGATCACCATCATCGCCACGGGCTTCGTGTCGCGCGATGCGAAGGTGCGTCAGGTGCCCCAGGTGGTGCAGGTGCCGGTGGTGTCCCGCCCCACGCCCGCCTCGCTGACCGCGGCGCGCGAGGAGGTCGCCAGCCTGGTGCCCGCCAAGGCCGGTGCTCGGACGATGGCCTCGGTGGATGGGCGCTCGCTGGCCAACCGCACCGCGGTGGTGAAGGACGCGGCGCTGCCCCTGGACGAGGACCAGTTCGACATCCCCACCTTCCTGCGCCGCCAGGGCCAGACGGAGATGCCGTGA
- a CDS encoding acetyl-CoA carboxylase biotin carboxylase subunit — protein sequence MFKKLLIANRGEISRRINTVAKGMGLSTVAVYSDADAELPFVREADQAVRLGPAPAKDSYLNISAILEAAKSTGADAVHPGYGFVSENAEFANACKDAGITFVGPPPEAMLRMKDKSQARKLVAAAGVPIVPGTEDVLPDVASALAAAESIGYPVLCKAAGGGGGIGMAAANNPAELEKVFRQCTDRAKAAFGREGVYIERYFPAPRHIEVQILGDHHGHLIHCLERECSIQRRHQKVVEEAPSPLFADGRNAELAQKLFTAATTAAKAFGYANAGTVEFLYSDGNIYFIEMNARLQVEHPVTELTTGLDLIGWQLRIASGEKLTVRQEDVKRRGAALEFRIYAEDPVKFFPSPGPLKVYQPPTGEGVRLDSGYAEGNTVTPNYDPMIAKLIVSGATRDEAIERSIRALEGFRIEGIKTNIPLHLRILKDPVFRAGDLNTRFLEQHAKP from the coding sequence ATGTTCAAGAAGCTGCTCATCGCCAACCGGGGTGAGATCTCCCGGCGCATCAACACCGTGGCCAAGGGGATGGGGTTGTCCACCGTGGCCGTCTATTCGGACGCGGACGCGGAGCTGCCCTTCGTGCGCGAAGCGGATCAGGCCGTGCGCCTGGGCCCCGCTCCGGCCAAGGACAGCTACCTGAACATCTCCGCCATCCTCGAGGCGGCGAAGTCCACGGGCGCCGACGCGGTGCACCCCGGCTACGGCTTCGTCTCGGAGAACGCCGAGTTCGCCAACGCGTGCAAGGACGCCGGCATCACCTTCGTGGGTCCGCCCCCCGAGGCGATGCTGCGGATGAAGGACAAGAGCCAGGCGCGCAAGCTGGTGGCCGCCGCCGGTGTGCCCATCGTCCCCGGTACCGAGGACGTGCTGCCGGACGTGGCCTCCGCGCTGGCCGCCGCCGAGAGCATCGGCTACCCGGTGCTGTGCAAGGCCGCGGGCGGTGGCGGTGGCATCGGCATGGCCGCGGCCAACAACCCCGCCGAGCTGGAGAAGGTCTTCCGCCAGTGCACGGACCGCGCGAAGGCCGCCTTCGGCCGCGAGGGCGTGTACATCGAGCGCTACTTCCCGGCCCCTCGTCACATCGAGGTGCAGATTCTGGGTGACCACCACGGCCACCTCATCCACTGCCTGGAGCGCGAGTGCTCCATCCAGCGCCGGCACCAGAAGGTGGTGGAGGAGGCCCCGTCGCCGCTCTTCGCGGACGGGCGCAACGCGGAGCTGGCCCAGAAGCTGTTCACCGCCGCCACCACCGCGGCCAAGGCGTTCGGCTACGCCAACGCCGGCACGGTGGAGTTCCTCTACTCGGACGGCAACATCTACTTCATCGAGATGAACGCCCGGCTCCAGGTGGAGCACCCGGTGACGGAGCTGACAACGGGGTTGGATCTCATCGGCTGGCAGCTGCGCATCGCCTCCGGCGAGAAGCTCACGGTGAGGCAGGAGGACGTGAAGCGGCGCGGGGCCGCGCTCGAGTTCCGCATCTACGCGGAGGACCCCGTGAAGTTCTTCCCCTCGCCGGGCCCGCTCAAGGTGTACCAGCCGCCCACGGGCGAGGGCGTGCGCTTGGACTCGGGCTACGCCGAGGGCAACACCGTCACCCCGAACTACGATCCGATGATCGCCAAGCTCATCGTCTCGGGCGCCACGCGCGACGAGGCCATCGAGCGCTCCATCCGGGCGCTGGAGGGCTTCCGCATCGAGGGCATCAAGACGAACATCCCCCTGCACCTGCGCATCCTGAAGGATCCGGTCTTCCGCGCGGGCGACCTGAACACGCGCTTCCTGGAGCAGCACGCGAAGCCGTAG
- a CDS encoding biotin/lipoyl-binding carrier protein, translated as MADVAAHITGTVWKIEVTVGQQVKSGDTLVILESMKMEMPVEATEDGTVKEIRCKESQPVNEGDVLVVLG; from the coding sequence ATGGCGGACGTGGCGGCGCACATCACCGGGACGGTGTGGAAGATCGAGGTGACGGTCGGGCAGCAGGTCAAGTCGGGCGACACGCTCGTCATCCTCGAGTCCATGAAGATGGAGATGCCGGTGGAGGCCACAGAGGACGGCACGGTGAAGGAGATCCGCTGCAAGGAGTCCCAGCCGGTCAACGAGGGCGATGTCCTCGTGGTGCTCGGCTAG